A part of Myxococcus landrumus genomic DNA contains:
- a CDS encoding methyl-accepting chemotaxis protein, translating to MRYSLHLKISVAPALVALSFALLSVGYTIPRMRDAFEEQGRAMSAAVPTALASAMADLLRNREQQLIQSTLDTVIQDGSLAYVGFADEQGRLVAVAGAHAPTLRAHAGELTITKEGTSLMAEGVELLNMAAAVPGGLGTVHVGFNRTEARGRIEGVASSHRLVLLVMLVLMSALAWAVSRRIVAPLAALTRVVRRIAEHGDLREPVHVSTQDEVGDLAQAMGLLVGKLKELLHQLHSSTELLTDSVSGLNESATEQNQMVSRQAAALQETQVTAQEIRQTALMASNSAQSVIEVAERAEALGKTGEDAVLASIDGMVDLRSQVEQITLRIMSLSERTQQIGGITETVKDLADQSHLLAVNAAIEAARSGEHGKGFAVVAREIRALADQSIRATTQVRKILSDIAEAISSTVQITAEGTQRMEAGLTQARASGDTLRQLSTIVQDSTASARQIARTVSQQATGIEQIFTAVNELNSLMGDTVKRISTTNDSAVSLKMLSERVAEVVRAYRV from the coding sequence ATGCGATACTCCCTTCATCTGAAGATCTCCGTGGCGCCCGCGCTCGTGGCGCTGTCCTTTGCCTTGTTGTCCGTGGGGTACACGATTCCGCGCATGCGCGACGCCTTCGAAGAGCAGGGGCGAGCGATGAGCGCGGCGGTTCCGACGGCGCTCGCCTCCGCGATGGCGGACCTCCTGCGCAACCGCGAGCAGCAGCTCATCCAGTCGACGTTGGACACCGTGATTCAGGATGGCTCGTTGGCCTACGTGGGGTTCGCGGATGAGCAGGGCCGGCTCGTCGCCGTCGCGGGAGCCCATGCACCGACGCTGCGCGCGCACGCGGGGGAGCTGACCATCACGAAGGAGGGCACCTCGCTGATGGCGGAGGGCGTGGAGCTCTTGAACATGGCGGCGGCTGTTCCCGGTGGGCTGGGGACGGTGCACGTGGGGTTCAACCGCACGGAGGCGCGGGGCCGCATCGAGGGCGTGGCGTCGAGCCACCGCCTGGTCCTGCTGGTGATGCTCGTGCTGATGTCGGCGCTGGCGTGGGCGGTGAGCCGCCGCATCGTCGCTCCGCTCGCGGCGCTCACCCGGGTGGTCCGGCGCATCGCGGAACATGGCGACCTGCGGGAGCCGGTGCATGTCTCGACGCAGGATGAAGTGGGGGACCTGGCGCAGGCGATGGGGCTCCTGGTGGGCAAGCTGAAGGAGCTGCTGCACCAGCTCCATTCGTCCACGGAGCTGTTGACGGACTCCGTGTCGGGCCTGAACGAGTCCGCGACGGAGCAGAACCAGATGGTGTCTCGGCAGGCCGCGGCGCTCCAGGAGACGCAGGTGACGGCGCAGGAGATTCGCCAGACGGCGCTCATGGCGTCGAACTCCGCGCAGTCCGTCATCGAGGTCGCCGAGCGCGCGGAGGCGCTGGGCAAGACGGGCGAGGATGCTGTCTTGGCGAGCATCGACGGGATGGTGGACCTGCGCTCCCAGGTGGAGCAGATCACCCTGCGCATCATGTCGCTGAGCGAGCGGACGCAGCAGATTGGCGGCATCACCGAGACAGTGAAGGACCTGGCGGACCAGTCCCACCTGCTGGCGGTGAACGCGGCCATCGAGGCGGCGCGCTCCGGAGAGCACGGCAAGGGCTTCGCGGTGGTGGCGCGTGAGATTCGCGCCCTGGCGGACCAGTCCATCCGCGCCACCACCCAGGTGCGGAAGATTCTCTCCGACATCGCCGAGGCCATCTCCAGCACGGTTCAAATCACCGCCGAGGGGACCCAGCGGATGGAGGCGGGGCTGACGCAGGCCCGCGCGTCCGGAGACACGCTGCGCCAGCTCTCCACCATCGTCCAGGACAGCACCGCCTCCGCGCGCCAGATTGCGCGGACGGTGAGTCAGCAGGCCACGGGCATCGAGCAGATCTTCACCGCCGTCAACGAGTTGAACTCGCTGATGGGCGACACGGTGAAGCGCATCTCCACGACCAACGATTCGGCGGTGTCGCTGAAGATGCTCTCGGAGCGGGTGGCCGAGGTGGTGCGCGCCTACCGCGTCTGA
- a CDS encoding MFS transporter translates to MRQTRGLAFLAASTALSLAAFRRHLLSSFASLATAVPLFRPGSSLPGSAAPLLGAPPADAEALDAARQSPASGRLRATLGASVVEGMFAEVFTACAGATVLTAWAIALGLGPLLVGVMTALPFCAQFVQFPAAWLTSTFGHRRVALTAVCLSRLVMFPLAVLPWLDLELRAQQHLLLVVAGASAVLGVVGNNAWVAWMGELVPRPVRGRFFGRRTALTTLAGTLASLAAGLLLDRLRPSEGLGLALPLLALGACVMGLVTTLLMAGQHDPAPPGSSPPLELKSALVPLKDPLARRVLTYQIAWNAAVGVSAPFFALHSLQNLKMTFVLMALHAAGVAAVRILTAPLWGRLLDKVGAQPVLMACSLGIGVIPALWLLPSAGMLWPLLFDVVLAGALWGGHALAIFALPLAVAPRRGRPFYLAAFSTAGGLAYAAAAALGGTLAALLPENFILGGQAWVNLHVLFVLSSVARLGAGLLAARLPEPGAQPATSFSSLLLRLGPRAWTSRAQPRPQPVSTPPDSSSRRREAQTR, encoded by the coding sequence ATGCGACAGACGCGAGGACTCGCATTCCTTGCCGCAAGCACCGCGTTGAGCCTCGCCGCCTTCCGCCGCCACCTCCTGAGCAGCTTCGCCTCGCTCGCCACGGCCGTTCCCCTGTTCCGTCCGGGCTCATCCCTGCCCGGCTCGGCCGCGCCGCTGCTCGGAGCGCCTCCGGCCGACGCGGAGGCCCTGGACGCAGCGCGACAATCCCCCGCCTCCGGCCGGCTGCGCGCGACGCTGGGCGCCTCCGTGGTGGAGGGCATGTTCGCGGAGGTCTTCACCGCCTGCGCGGGTGCCACGGTGCTCACCGCGTGGGCCATCGCGCTGGGCCTGGGTCCGCTGCTGGTGGGGGTGATGACGGCGCTGCCGTTCTGCGCCCAGTTCGTGCAGTTCCCCGCCGCGTGGCTGACATCCACGTTCGGCCACCGCCGCGTGGCGCTGACGGCCGTGTGCCTGTCCCGCCTGGTGATGTTTCCGCTCGCCGTCCTGCCCTGGCTGGACCTGGAGTTGCGGGCGCAACAGCACCTGCTGCTCGTCGTCGCGGGGGCCTCGGCGGTGCTGGGGGTGGTGGGCAACAACGCGTGGGTGGCGTGGATGGGGGAGCTGGTGCCGCGCCCCGTGCGAGGGAGGTTCTTCGGCCGGCGCACCGCGCTCACCACGCTGGCCGGCACCCTGGCCTCGCTCGCCGCGGGACTGCTGCTGGACCGCTTGCGCCCCTCGGAGGGGCTGGGCCTGGCGCTGCCGCTGCTCGCGCTGGGGGCCTGCGTCATGGGCCTGGTGACGACGCTGCTCATGGCCGGCCAGCACGACCCGGCGCCGCCGGGAAGCTCCCCCCCGCTCGAGCTCAAGAGCGCGCTGGTGCCGCTGAAGGACCCTCTCGCCCGGCGCGTGTTGACCTATCAAATCGCGTGGAACGCGGCGGTGGGCGTGTCCGCGCCGTTCTTCGCGCTGCACAGCCTCCAGAACCTCAAGATGACCTTCGTCCTCATGGCGTTGCACGCCGCGGGCGTGGCGGCGGTGCGCATCCTCACCGCGCCGCTGTGGGGACGGCTCCTGGACAAGGTGGGCGCGCAGCCCGTCCTGATGGCGTGCTCGCTGGGCATCGGCGTCATCCCCGCGCTGTGGCTGTTGCCCTCCGCGGGGATGTTGTGGCCCCTGCTCTTCGACGTGGTGCTCGCGGGCGCGCTGTGGGGAGGCCATGCCCTGGCCATCTTCGCGTTGCCGCTCGCGGTCGCCCCTCGGCGAGGCCGCCCGTTCTACCTGGCCGCGTTCTCCACCGCGGGAGGACTGGCGTACGCCGCCGCCGCCGCGCTGGGAGGCACCCTGGCCGCCCTGCTCCCCGAGAACTTCATCCTGGGAGGGCAGGCCTGGGTGAACCTGCACGTCCTCTTCGTGCTGTCCTCGGTGGCGCGCCTGGGCGCGGGCCTGCTCGCCGCGCGACTCCCCGAGCCCGGAGCCCAGCCCGCGACCTCGTTCTCCTCCCTGCTCCTGCGCCTGGGCCCGCGCGCATGGACGTCGCGGGCACAGCCTCGGCCCCAGCCCGTGAGCACGCCCCCGGACTCCTCCAGCCGCCGGCGCGAGGCTCAGACGCGGTAG
- a CDS encoding polyprenyl synthetase family protein: protein MELARELTDFLAAVEQRLSGMLVDGNAGPGVKGDTLMEAARHLCVGTGGKRARPMLVRLFGGAVGVPPERLVDVAVAAEFIHSASLLHDDVVDAGMFRRGRPTVNARWGNIVAVMSGDLILSTGLYHLAQLDSRLTLSALSVVSEMTRAAIAEVEARGDLDLPLNRLRFIAEGKTGSLFGWCGHAAATLANRPEAVERFDGFGRHLGVAFQIADDIRDILGTDVGKPRYADVHSRTPSMPILLAVAKDESLRRKLKDAWAFSTITPDRTKEIGAAIEATGAVEASMARMNAEIEAALDKLGHFAQDPAGAELVSWARKLSAGIAEQVQGRAA, encoded by the coding sequence ATGGAACTGGCTCGGGAGCTCACGGACTTTCTGGCGGCGGTGGAGCAGCGGCTCAGCGGCATGCTGGTGGATGGAAACGCCGGTCCGGGCGTGAAGGGCGACACGCTGATGGAGGCGGCCCGTCACCTGTGCGTGGGGACGGGTGGCAAGCGTGCGCGTCCCATGCTGGTTCGGCTGTTCGGTGGCGCGGTGGGTGTTCCCCCGGAGCGCCTGGTGGACGTGGCGGTGGCCGCGGAGTTCATCCACTCGGCCAGCCTCCTCCATGACGACGTGGTCGACGCGGGCATGTTCCGCCGGGGCCGGCCGACGGTGAACGCGCGCTGGGGCAACATCGTCGCGGTGATGAGCGGCGACCTCATCCTGTCCACGGGCCTGTACCACCTGGCGCAGCTGGATTCGCGGCTGACGCTGTCCGCGCTGTCGGTCGTCTCGGAGATGACTCGCGCGGCCATCGCGGAGGTGGAGGCGCGCGGAGACCTGGACCTGCCGCTCAACCGGCTGCGCTTCATCGCCGAGGGCAAGACGGGCTCGCTCTTCGGCTGGTGCGGGCACGCCGCGGCGACGCTGGCGAACCGGCCGGAGGCGGTGGAGCGCTTCGACGGGTTCGGCCGTCACCTGGGCGTGGCGTTCCAGATCGCCGACGACATCCGGGACATCCTGGGCACGGACGTGGGCAAGCCGCGCTACGCGGACGTGCACTCGCGCACGCCGTCGATGCCCATCCTGCTGGCGGTGGCGAAGGATGAGAGCCTGCGCCGCAAGCTGAAGGATGCGTGGGCGTTCTCCACCATCACCCCGGACCGCACGAAGGAGATTGGCGCGGCCATCGAGGCGACGGGCGCGGTGGAAGCGTCCATGGCGCGGATGAACGCGGAGATTGAAGCGGCGCTGGACAAGCTGGGCCACTTCGCCCAGGACCCCGCGGGCGCGGAGCTGGTGAGCTGGGCGCGCAAGCTCTCGGCGGGAATCGCCGAGCAAGTCCAGGGGCGCGCCGCATGA
- a CDS encoding GbsR/MarR family transcriptional regulator: MKGYLWTGGHGSPGGAPPAVEGRLAAWEAIAVDAVGNVIEFWGFKRNQGRVWALLYLRGEPLTAGEIERELDLSKGGVSMLLRDLERWGVIQRVRLPQDTVWRYGAETDLVRMVRHVIEEREAGFVARIRADLSEARRLAEAAGGIPLERLERLEKMATLAEHVERALRLFIKTSRLDVSGVLAVFRDGASRRGDR, translated from the coding sequence ATGAAGGGCTACCTGTGGACGGGGGGACACGGGAGTCCGGGCGGAGCGCCGCCGGCGGTGGAAGGGCGATTGGCGGCGTGGGAAGCCATCGCCGTGGACGCGGTGGGCAACGTCATCGAGTTCTGGGGCTTCAAGCGCAACCAGGGCCGCGTGTGGGCCCTGCTGTATCTGCGGGGCGAGCCGCTGACAGCGGGCGAAATCGAGCGCGAACTAGACCTGTCGAAGGGCGGCGTGTCCATGCTGCTTCGCGACCTGGAGCGCTGGGGCGTCATCCAGCGGGTGCGGCTGCCGCAGGACACCGTCTGGCGCTATGGCGCGGAGACGGACCTGGTGCGCATGGTCCGCCACGTCATCGAGGAGCGCGAGGCGGGCTTCGTGGCGCGCATCCGCGCGGACCTGTCGGAGGCGCGACGGTTGGCGGAGGCGGCGGGCGGAATCCCCCTGGAGCGGCTGGAGCGGTTGGAGAAGATGGCCACCCTGGCGGAGCACGTGGAGCGCGCGCTGCGGTTGTTCATCAAGACCTCACGGCTGGACGTGTCCGGAGTGCTGGCGGTGTTCCGCGACGGTGCATCGCGCCGGGGTGACAGGTAG
- a CDS encoding gamma-glutamylcyclotransferase, with amino-acid sequence MDSHYDMVMKAREGADPNATRLYFAYSTILDRAAFEEWRQQHSYGFFDLPEGRLAEAVDVDLVYDFPSRWWGGRVAGLADVPGGRIFGRLFEIRGQDWPIVQHKEGFVTGMCVERAVKVLVDGQAVEATAFVTNPRRASQDGPVSPRFVEALVRGAQAAGLPPDYVERLKRGP; translated from the coding sequence ATGGATTCGCACTACGACATGGTGATGAAGGCCCGCGAGGGCGCGGACCCGAACGCGACGCGGCTGTACTTCGCGTACTCCACCATCCTGGACCGGGCCGCGTTCGAGGAGTGGCGGCAGCAGCACTCCTACGGCTTCTTCGACTTGCCCGAGGGCCGGCTGGCCGAGGCGGTGGACGTGGACCTGGTCTACGACTTCCCGTCGCGCTGGTGGGGCGGCCGGGTGGCGGGGCTGGCGGATGTGCCAGGGGGACGGATTTTCGGGCGCCTGTTCGAGATTCGCGGGCAGGACTGGCCCATCGTCCAGCACAAGGAAGGCTTCGTGACGGGGATGTGCGTCGAGCGCGCGGTGAAGGTGCTCGTGGACGGGCAGGCCGTGGAGGCCACCGCGTTCGTCACCAACCCTCGGCGTGCCTCGCAGGACGGTCCGGTGAGCCCGCGCTTCGTGGAGGCGCTGGTCCGGGGCGCGCAGGCCGCGGGTCTTCCCCCGGACTACGTGGAGCGCCTCAAGCGCGGTCCCTGA
- a CDS encoding nucleoside hydrolase, with amino-acid sequence MRQDLVFDMETSDPDDALTLCLLATHPAVVLRAVTVTPGTRAQVGMVRHLLARAGRSDVPVGARNPESEKESLSAFHTKWLGPLAPSAPDSLAHELLAATLHQYPEATLVTGAPLQNLRLLLENHPEARLRRWVAQGGFAGDNLVAPEHRLAKFEGKRTCPTFNFNGDPKGALLALSSERVGRRELVSKNVTHGVAYDEAFHERVRPHHTKTAGLALVFEAMERYLKAKPEGKLLHDPIAACAAIDPGIVTWAEVEMVRARGEWGAEPAQGTGTFISVALDRERFFHTFVGEAPGLATGAVSPA; translated from the coding sequence ATGCGACAAGATCTTGTCTTCGACATGGAGACGAGCGACCCAGACGATGCGCTCACGCTGTGCCTGTTGGCGACCCATCCCGCGGTCGTCCTTCGGGCCGTCACGGTGACGCCGGGCACTCGGGCGCAGGTGGGGATGGTGAGGCACCTGCTCGCGCGGGCGGGACGAAGTGATGTCCCCGTGGGGGCGCGCAATCCGGAGTCCGAGAAGGAGAGCCTGTCCGCGTTCCACACCAAGTGGTTGGGGCCCTTGGCTCCGTCTGCTCCGGATTCACTGGCGCACGAGTTGCTCGCGGCCACGCTGCACCAGTACCCGGAGGCAACGCTGGTGACGGGCGCGCCCCTGCAGAACCTGCGGCTGTTGCTGGAGAATCACCCCGAGGCGCGGCTGCGAAGGTGGGTGGCGCAGGGCGGCTTCGCGGGTGACAACCTCGTGGCTCCAGAGCATCGCCTGGCCAAGTTCGAAGGGAAGCGCACGTGCCCGACCTTCAACTTCAATGGGGACCCGAAGGGCGCGCTGCTGGCCCTGTCCTCGGAGCGGGTGGGCCGCCGCGAGCTGGTGTCCAAGAACGTCACGCATGGTGTGGCGTATGACGAAGCCTTCCACGAGCGCGTGCGGCCTCATCACACGAAGACAGCGGGGCTGGCCCTCGTCTTCGAGGCGATGGAGCGCTACTTGAAAGCCAAGCCCGAGGGAAAGCTGCTGCACGACCCCATCGCGGCGTGTGCGGCCATCGACCCGGGCATCGTCACCTGGGCCGAGGTGGAGATGGTGCGTGCGCGAGGGGAGTGGGGCGCCGAGCCCGCTCAGGGGACTGGCACCTTCATCTCGGTGGCGCTGGACCGGGAGCGCTTCTTCCACACCTTCGTGGGAGAGGCTCCCGGCCTGGCCACGGGAGCCGTCAGCCCGGCGTGA
- the glgB gene encoding 1,4-alpha-glucan branching protein GlgB: MRKPADKAHVDTEVRRVVELRHPEPHSVLGIHPDGDGVVVRAYRPDAVSIHVLRDGGDRIPMEHRDDGVFEARVNNCKSTFSYLLEVEYPGKRVFKLRDPYSFLPTLGEMDLYYAGEGRHERLWERMGAHLIHHNGTKGVSFAVWAPTAAGVSVVGDFNSWDGRLHAMRRMGASGIWELFVPEVGEGTRYKFEIRPGQGGPRLLKADPFAFRTEVPPSTASVVHDLGHHRWEDAAWLEARSQRGDVARHPWSVYEVHLGSWRHVVEDGDRPMTYRELAPALAEYVKHMGFTHVELLPVAEYPYGGSWGYQVSGYYAPTARYGHPDDFRFLVDHLHKEGIGVIIDWVPGHFPRDSHALGEFDGTSLYEHSDPRKGAQPDWGTLVFNFGRNEVRNFLIANALFWIEEYHIDGLRVDAVASMLYLDYSRKQGEWIPNRWGGRENEEAIQFLRELNDTVRRKHPGVVVIAEESTAWPKVSSPTSEGGLGFHFKWNMGWMHDTLSYFSKDPIYRQYHHNQLTFGLLYAFSEHFMLPLSHDEVVHGKGSLYGRMPGDPWQKRANLRALFAWMWAHPGKKLLFMGGEFGQPAEWNHDKSLDWHLTKDPGHLGIQRLVATLNRIYKELPALYDADNEPVGFQWLQPDAASDNVLAFVRRSRQPGRHVVCVANLSPAVRENFRVGFPLHGGYVEVLNTDASEYGGSNVGNMGQLRTEATGWDGQPASALLTLPPLSVMWFTPG; the protein is encoded by the coding sequence GTGAGGAAGCCCGCGGACAAGGCACACGTCGACACAGAGGTCCGGCGCGTGGTGGAGCTGCGGCACCCGGAGCCCCACTCGGTGCTCGGCATCCACCCGGACGGGGACGGCGTGGTGGTGCGCGCCTATCGCCCGGACGCGGTGAGCATCCACGTCCTGCGGGACGGCGGAGACCGCATCCCCATGGAGCACCGCGACGACGGTGTCTTCGAGGCCCGCGTCAACAACTGCAAGTCGACCTTCAGCTACCTGCTGGAGGTGGAGTATCCAGGCAAGCGCGTCTTCAAGCTGAGGGACCCGTACAGCTTCCTGCCCACGCTCGGGGAGATGGACCTGTACTACGCGGGCGAGGGCCGCCACGAGCGGCTCTGGGAGCGCATGGGCGCGCACCTCATCCACCACAACGGCACCAAGGGCGTGTCGTTCGCCGTCTGGGCGCCCACCGCCGCGGGAGTCTCCGTGGTGGGCGACTTCAACAGCTGGGACGGGCGGTTGCATGCGATGCGCCGCATGGGGGCCTCCGGCATCTGGGAGCTGTTCGTCCCCGAGGTGGGCGAAGGGACTCGCTACAAGTTCGAGATTCGCCCGGGCCAAGGCGGCCCGCGCTTGTTGAAGGCGGACCCGTTCGCGTTCCGCACGGAGGTGCCGCCCTCCACCGCGTCCGTGGTGCATGACCTGGGACACCACCGCTGGGAAGACGCCGCGTGGCTCGAGGCGCGCAGCCAGCGCGGTGATGTCGCGAGGCATCCGTGGAGCGTGTACGAGGTGCACCTGGGGAGCTGGCGCCACGTGGTGGAGGATGGCGACCGGCCCATGACGTACCGCGAGCTGGCGCCCGCCCTGGCGGAGTACGTCAAGCACATGGGCTTCACCCACGTGGAGCTGCTCCCCGTGGCCGAGTACCCCTACGGCGGCTCCTGGGGCTACCAGGTCAGCGGCTACTACGCGCCCACGGCCCGCTACGGCCACCCGGACGACTTCCGGTTCCTGGTGGACCACCTGCACAAGGAAGGCATCGGCGTCATCATCGACTGGGTGCCCGGACACTTCCCCCGGGACTCCCACGCGCTGGGCGAGTTCGATGGCACGTCGCTGTACGAGCACTCGGACCCGCGCAAGGGCGCGCAGCCGGACTGGGGCACGCTGGTCTTCAACTTCGGCCGCAACGAGGTGCGCAACTTCCTCATCGCCAACGCGCTGTTCTGGATTGAGGAGTACCACATCGACGGACTGCGCGTGGACGCGGTCGCGTCGATGCTCTACCTCGACTACAGCCGCAAGCAGGGCGAGTGGATTCCCAACCGCTGGGGCGGCCGCGAGAACGAGGAGGCCATCCAGTTCCTGCGCGAGCTCAACGACACCGTGCGCCGCAAGCACCCCGGCGTGGTGGTCATCGCCGAGGAGTCCACCGCCTGGCCCAAGGTCTCCTCGCCCACGAGCGAAGGCGGCCTGGGCTTCCACTTCAAGTGGAACATGGGCTGGATGCACGACACGCTGTCGTACTTCTCCAAGGACCCCATCTACCGGCAGTACCACCACAACCAGCTCACCTTCGGGTTGCTGTATGCGTTCAGCGAGCACTTCATGTTGCCGCTGAGCCATGACGAGGTGGTGCACGGCAAGGGCAGTCTCTACGGGCGCATGCCGGGAGACCCCTGGCAGAAGCGGGCCAACCTGCGCGCGCTGTTCGCCTGGATGTGGGCCCACCCGGGCAAGAAGCTGCTCTTCATGGGCGGCGAGTTCGGCCAGCCCGCGGAGTGGAACCACGACAAGAGCCTGGACTGGCACCTGACGAAGGACCCAGGACACCTGGGCATCCAGCGCCTGGTGGCGACGTTGAACCGCATCTACAAGGAGCTGCCGGCGCTCTACGACGCGGACAACGAGCCCGTGGGCTTCCAGTGGCTCCAGCCCGACGCCGCATCCGACAACGTGCTCGCGTTCGTCCGCCGCTCGCGTCAGCCCGGGCGCCACGTCGTCTGCGTGGCCAACCTCTCCCCCGCCGTGCGCGAGAACTTCCGCGTGGGCTTCCCGCTGCACGGCGGCTACGTGGAGGTGCTCAACACCGACGCGAGCGAATACGGCGGCTCCAACGTAGGCAACATGGGCCAGCTCCGCACGGAGGCCACGGGTTGGGATGGGCAACCCGCGTCGGCGCTACTCACCCTGCCCCCGTTGTCCGTGATGTGGTTCACGCCGGGCTGA
- a CDS encoding maltokinase N-terminal cap-like domain-containing protein, translated as MTTLDLTKLPEYLKSQRWFAGKAWPIKHVTVVDHANVAAGPCSMSLAVVEVMYELGQPERYLLPVKTAADGVRDALEDDDCLRALFDLIRDGAQLPSASGRIVGEWIGGPEGLLGLPSPLAVRRLMVEQSNTSIVLGEKVIVKIIRKLEAGVNPEHEVGRFLATRTSFRATPALLGALRLEGAAGATLALAHRFIPNAVDGWKYTLDRLRVERPLGDTFLDEMADLGARLGDLHRAFGSAPMDDAAFAPEPLLQEDLQRWSASIVGELGVTLAEAGRLHTDLEGRRERLIDYARRLAHVSPSGQKIRIHGDMHLGQVLRANNQWLIFDFEGEPARSFTARREKYSPLRDVAGMLRSFDYAEATVALEGGAPRGRVGPSRDAFLEGYRKATLGAAFLPADPASFDTMLRAFELEKLLYEVRYEMQNRPDWVRIPVEALLRMEESP; from the coding sequence ATGACGACGTTGGATCTGACGAAACTGCCGGAGTACCTCAAGAGCCAGCGCTGGTTCGCGGGCAAGGCCTGGCCCATCAAGCACGTCACCGTGGTGGACCACGCCAACGTGGCGGCCGGGCCATGCAGCATGTCCCTGGCCGTGGTGGAGGTCATGTACGAGCTGGGACAACCCGAGCGCTACCTCCTGCCCGTGAAGACCGCGGCGGATGGCGTGCGGGACGCGCTCGAGGACGACGACTGCCTGCGCGCGCTGTTCGACCTCATCCGCGATGGCGCCCAGCTCCCCTCTGCGTCGGGCCGCATCGTCGGCGAGTGGATTGGCGGCCCGGAGGGACTGCTGGGCCTGCCCTCTCCCCTCGCGGTGCGGAGGCTGATGGTGGAGCAGAGCAACACCTCCATCGTGCTGGGTGAGAAGGTCATCGTGAAGATCATCCGCAAGCTGGAGGCGGGGGTGAATCCGGAGCACGAGGTGGGACGCTTCCTCGCCACGCGCACGTCCTTCCGCGCCACGCCCGCGCTGCTCGGCGCGCTGCGGCTGGAGGGCGCCGCGGGCGCGACGCTGGCATTGGCCCACCGCTTCATTCCCAACGCGGTGGATGGCTGGAAGTACACGCTGGACCGGCTGCGCGTGGAGCGGCCGTTGGGCGACACCTTCCTCGACGAGATGGCGGACCTGGGCGCGAGGCTGGGAGACCTGCACCGGGCCTTCGGCTCCGCCCCCATGGACGACGCGGCCTTCGCGCCCGAGCCCCTGCTCCAGGAGGACCTGCAACGCTGGAGCGCCTCCATCGTCGGCGAGCTGGGGGTGACGCTGGCGGAGGCGGGCCGGCTGCACACGGACCTGGAGGGCCGCCGTGAGCGGCTCATCGACTACGCGCGGCGGCTCGCGCACGTGAGCCCGTCCGGCCAGAAGATTCGCATCCACGGGGACATGCACCTGGGCCAGGTGCTGCGCGCCAACAACCAGTGGCTCATCTTCGACTTCGAGGGAGAGCCGGCGCGCAGCTTCACGGCCCGCCGCGAGAAGTACAGCCCGCTGCGGGACGTGGCGGGGATGCTGCGCTCGTTCGACTACGCGGAGGCCACGGTGGCGCTGGAGGGAGGCGCGCCTCGAGGACGGGTGGGCCCCAGCCGCGACGCGTTCCTGGAGGGATATCGCAAGGCGACGCTCGGGGCGGCCTTCCTGCCCGCGGACCCGGCGTCCTTCGACACGATGCTGCGCGCGTTCGAGCTGGAGAAGCTCCTGTACGAAGTGCGGTATGAGATGCAGAACCGGCCTGACTGGGTGCGAATCCCCGTCGAGGCCCTCTTGCGGATGGAGGAGTCCCCGTGA